A region of Anopheles merus strain MAF chromosome 2R, AmerM5.1, whole genome shotgun sequence DNA encodes the following proteins:
- the LOC121590819 gene encoding high affinity cGMP-specific 3',5'-cyclic phosphodiesterase 9A isoform X3, with product MYHKDGTVDVKLLADLGYIADRLRNLEQKWDLTELKDLHRRIVLKLDDPPTSVLRLRETLARTPTVPPGSPDQQYQQEGQEELTNSTKEQEDAGLQLPVVIIADEVTPPSVIVEECAEASEVSPTADRGDDEFGESSNQSNSVQDVGNVEESVRKLDQLEELVIAFYHSCGRRSSRGCADTEQTASEAVRDGASRARAKRTKKRQQQSSGEACPGAYHPDQQHQKRHPDPDRTMNQGTDPDQDRDHLAHAAAAAATSAPSDTSAVPVGDGRQQAQPQPLRSIHADAPEPGYCLDRDVPLDDEEDTVTLTAETSSECCSQQTVVAVVAEEEEGEEAEAEEVVEDGSSPGHDPTETVAPGSDTTTDDEVENDDTGGSDADANDEAEPGDTCTRRTVLGQDSTPSSRRCSLGGEFETEQNRRLRRRLSELTNNFCTPKQFQQLCDNLDSITDNDLKLLVRELKRKIEFAERMNWLCLSSRPRGPPHRKTSLPKHTDVKKRFLETCDKTLSDEVKAALRLPAFDSYEWEDWDVIHLMQTMFVELNLLEKFNIPIVTLREWLYEVYKHYNDVPFHNYRHCFCVAQMMYTIAWHTNLVQRLGELEVLVLLVSCICHDLDHPGYNNIYQINARTELALRYNDISPLENHHCSIAFRLLEHPECNIFRNMSKEMYKDVREGIIRCILATDMARHNEILTQFQEATPEFDYSNKVHTNLLCMVLIKVADISNEARPMDVAEPWVDRLLQEFFAQSAAEKSEGLPVTPFMDPDKVSKPGSQVRFIGLVLLPLFEALGELLPELTDLIITPVRVALDYYRRLNDAANKTRRSIAEAEAASSESGGSPQLPRSQSGISVKSRRSIPSQKSASRTSVDEPILIAAELHDLPEGSESGDSETATEVDVAEKTSKFKVDTESIHRKQSHPNSRKGSREKRPSMIGEYYTTGTRTRGSHGNIQHTNNRTYFGSNRAISLDQYSNNRRMSDGVPIQSVHSDNSVLYYHHQRQHRSLDHDTMCSSSDKSTSLNSTHDTAPGGDPTTILHVPPPQPPPPTGKQRLGKLFGSSSSSASGSAATSAVANLKNNNSAGHGCTAVGGSASTSGGGGSGKHFSRMLSFNQQQRLDKLRNNNNSQSKNNNNNNTNNNGGGSSIGNSNNNNNNNNNNSISNNKNAPAGSAAISQAKHLDGREAMHGAARICPGLGSAAGGDGGFDGTISGSVGVGGGGNQDGGKGGNGSSSNGTAARTTAAAASTASAGSKSFLSRLRQFTGRLSFNFDSRESKKLQLLAGNAPTDLKAKGASAGPKRDHRLEKSRTVDVGDLGPVAICGDSTMSGQQAAIHQQQQQQQHQKQQHLSLVPAPPQ from the exons ATGTACCACAAGGACGGAACCGTAGATGTGAAGCTATTAGCCGACCTTGGGTACATAGCCGACCGTCTCCGGAACCTTGAGCAGAAGTGGGACTTGACCGAGCTGAAGGATCTGCACCGGCGCATCGTACTCAAGCTCGACGATCCGCCGACGAGCGTGCTGCGGCTTAGGGAAACGCTTGCCCGTACGCCAACCGTACCGCCGGGCTCCCCCGACCAGCAGTATCAGCAGGAAGGGCAGGAGGAGCTTACGAACAGCACGAAGGAGCAGGAAGACGCAGGCCTGCAGCTACCGGTAGTAATCATCGCCGATGAAGTAACGCCACCCAGTGTGATTGTAGAGGAATGTGCAGAGGCATCTGAAGTGTCGCCGACAGCCGACCGTGGGGATGATGAATTTGGCGAAAGTAGCAACCAAAGCAACAGCGTCCAGGATGTTGGCAATGTTGAGGAAAGCGTTCGCAAACTAGACCAGCTAGAGGAGCTGGTAATTGCCTTCTATCACAGCTGTGGCCGACGCAGTTCGCGCGGGTGTGCCGACACCGAGCAGACGGCCAGTGAAGCGGTACGCGACGGAGCGAGCCGGGCACGGgcgaaacgaaccaaaaagaGACAGCAGCAATCGAGCGGGGAAGCGTGCCCAGGGGCGTACCATCCAGATCAGCAGCACCAGAAGCGGCACCCCGATCCGGATCGTACTATGAACCAAGGCACCGACCCGGACCAGGATCGGGATCATCTCgcacacgcagcagcagcagcagcaacgtcaGCACCATCCGACACCAGTGCCGTCCCCGTCGGCGACGGTCGACAGCAGGCACAACCGCAACCGTTACGCTCGATCCACGCTGACGCACCTGAACCGGGATATTGCCTCGACCGGGACGTGCCGCTtgacgacgaggaggacacGGTCACACTGACGGCGGAAACGAGCAGCGAATGCTGCAGCCAGCAAACGGTCGTTGCAGTGgtggcggaggaggaggagggggaggaggCGGAGGCGGAGGAAGTGGTAGAAGACGGATCATCGCCCGGTCACGATCCGACCGAAACGGTCGCCCCGGGCAGTGATACGACCACGGACGACGAGGTCGAGAACGACGATACGGGCGGTTCTGACGCGGATGCAAACGATGAGGCGGAACCGGGCGACACGTGCACCAGGCGAACCGTGCTAGGGCAGGACTCGACGCCGTCCTCCCGCCGGTGTTCGCTCGGTGGCGAGTTTGAGACGGAGCAGAACCGGCGCCTCCGCCGCCGGCTGTCCGAGCTGACGAACAACTTCTGCACGCCGAAACAGTTCCAGCAGCTGTGCGACAATTTGGACAGCATTACCGACAACGATCTGAAGCTGCTGGTCCGGGAGCTCAAGCGAAAGATCGAATTTGCCGAAAGGATGAACTGGCTTT GTCTATCGAGCAGACCGCGCGGTCCACCGCACCGGAAAACTAGCCTACCAAAGCACACGGACGTCAAGAAGCGCTTCCTGGAAACGTGCGACAAGACGCTGTCGGACGAGGTGAAGGCCGCCCTGCGGCTTCCGGCGTTCGATTCGTACGAATGGGAGGACTGGGACGTGATCCACCTGATGCAGACGATGTTTGTCGAGCTGAATCTGCTGGAGAAGTTCAACATACCGATCGTGACGCTGCGCGAGTGGCTGTACGAGGTGTACAAGCACTACAACGATGTGCCGTTCCACAACTACCGCCACTGCTTCTGTGTCGCCCAGATG ATGTACACCATTGCCTGGCACACGAACCTGGTGCAGCGGTTAGGCGAGCTGGAGGTGTTGGTCCTGCTGGTGTCCTGCATCTGCCACGATTTGGACCACCCCGGTTACAACAACATCTACCAGATAAACGCACGCACCGAGCTGGCATTAAG GTACAATGATATTTCACCGCTGGAAAACCATCACTGTTCGATCGCGTTCCGACTGCTGGAGCACCCGGAATGCAACATATTTCGCAACATGAGCAAGGAGATGTACAA AGATGTACGCGAGGGAATTATCCGGTGCATATTGGCCACCGATATGGCCCGACATAACGAAATCCTCACCCAGTTTCAGGAGGCTACACCCGAGTTCGACTACAGCAACAAAGTGCACACGAATTTG CTCTGCATGGTTCTGATCAAGGTGGCAGACATTTCGAACGAGGCGCGACCGATGGACGTGGCGGAACCGTGGGTCGACCGGCTGCTGCAGGAGTTTTTCGCGCAGAGCGCCGCAGAAAAGTCCGAGGGTCTGCCGGTGACACCGTTCATGGATCCGGACAAGGTGTCGAAACCGGGCAGCCAGGTACGGTTCATCGGGCTGGTGCTGTTGCCGCTGTTCGAAGCCCTCGGCGAGCTGTTGCCCGAGCTGACGGATCTGATCATCACGCCGGTGCGCGTTGCCCTCGACTACTATCG CCGACTGAACGATGCAGCCAACAAGACGCGCCGCTCGATCGCGGAAGCAGAGGCCGCATCGTCCGAGAGCGGCGGCTCACCGCAGCTGCCCCGTTCCCAGTCCGGCATCAGCGTCAAATCGCGACGTAGTATTCCCTCGCAAAAGTCCGCATCTCGCACGTCTGTTGATGAGCCTATTttaattgcagccgaactgcaCGACCTACCGGAGGGCAGCGAGAGTGGCGACTCCGAGACGGCCACCGAAGTCGAC GTGGCGGAAAAAACGTCCAAGTTCAAGGTGGACACGGAAAGCATCCACCGCAAACAGTCGCACCCGAACTCCCGGAAGGGTAGCCGCGAGAAGCGCCCGTCGATGATCGGTGAATACTACACCACAGGTACGCGCACCCGTGGCTCCCACGGCAACATACAGCATACTAATAATCGCACGTATTTTGGTTCGAATCGCGCCATCAGCCTAGACCAGTACAGTAACAACCGGCGCATGTCCGACGGCGTCCCGATACAGTCGGTCCACTCGGACAACAGCGTGCTGTACTACCATCACCAGCGGCAGCACCGCAGCCTCGACCACGACACCATGTGCTCGTCGTCGGACAAAAGCACCAGCCTGAACAGCACGCACGACACGGCGCCGGGCGGCGACCCGACGACCATCCTGCACGTGCCACCGCCGCAACCGCCACCGCCGACGGGAAAGCAGCGGCTCGGCAAGCTTttcggtagcagcagcagcagcgcgtcGGGCAGCGCCGCCACCTCCGCCGTGGCGAATCTGAAGAACAATAATAGCGCCGGTCACGGGTGCACGGCCGTCGGCGGGTCCGCATCGActagcggtggtggtggttccgGTAAACATTTTAGCCGTATGTTGAGCTTCAACCAGCAGCAACGGCTGGACAAGCTgcgcaacaacaataacagccAGAGCaagaataacaacaacaacaacacgaacaacaatggcggcggcagcagcattgGCAAcagtaacaataataataacaataacaataacaatagcaTTAGCAACAATAAGAACGCACCGGCCGGCAGTGCGGCCATCAGCCAGGCGAAGCATCTCGATGGGCGTGAGGCAATGCACGGGGCGGCCCGCATATGCCCCGGCCTCGGCAGTGCCGCCGGTGGGGACGGTGGATTCGACGGGACCATTTCCGGGAGTGTCggcgtcggcggcggcggtaaTCAGGACGGCGGCAAGGGTGGCAATGGCAGCAGTAGTAACGGCACGGCGGCTCGAACAACGGCAGCCGCGGCCTCCACCGCGTCGGCCGGTTCGAAATCGTTCCTGTCCCGGCTGCGACAGTTTACCGGCCGGCTGAGCTTCAACTTTGACTCGCGGGAATCGAAgaagctgcagctgctggcgGGGAACGCACCGACCGACCTGAAGGCGAAAGGCGCCTCGGCCGGGCCAAAGCGGGACCATCGGCTGGAGAAGTCGCGCACGGTCGACGTGGGCGACCTGGGACCGGTAGCGATCTGTGGCGACAGCACAATGTCCGGCCAGCAGGCGGCCattcaccagcagcagcagcagcagcagcaccagaagcagcagcatctcTCACTCGTCCCAG CACCGCCACAGTGA
- the LOC121590819 gene encoding high affinity cGMP-specific 3',5'-cyclic phosphodiesterase 9A isoform X1, with protein sequence MYHKDGTVDVKLLADLGYIADRLRNLEQKWDLTELKDLHRRIVLKLDDPPTSVLRLRETLARTPTVPPGSPDQQYQQEGQEELTNSTKEQEDAGLQLPVVIIADEVTPPSVIVEECAEASEVSPTADRGDDEFGESSNQSNSVQDVGNVEESVRKLDQLEELVIAFYHSCGRRSSRGCADTEQTASEAVRDGASRARAKRTKKRQQQSSGEACPGAYHPDQQHQKRHPDPDRTMNQGTDPDQDRDHLAHAAAAAATSAPSDTSAVPVGDGRQQAQPQPLRSIHADAPEPGYCLDRDVPLDDEEDTVTLTAETSSECCSQQTVVAVVAEEEEGEEAEAEEVVEDGSSPGHDPTETVAPGSDTTTDDEVENDDTGGSDADANDEAEPGDTCTRRTVLGQDSTPSSRRCSLGGEFETEQNRRLRRRLSELTNNFCTPKQFQQLCDNLDSITDNDLKLLVRELKRKIEFAERMNWLCLSSRPRGPPHRKTSLPKHTDVKKRFLETCDKTLSDEVKAALRLPAFDSYEWEDWDVIHLMQTMFVELNLLEKFNIPIVTLREWLYEVYKHYNDVPFHNYRHCFCVAQMMYTIAWHTNLVQRLGELEVLVLLVSCICHDLDHPGYNNIYQINARTELALRYNDISPLENHHCSIAFRLLEHPECNIFRNMSKEMYKDVREGIIRCILATDMARHNEILTQFQEATPEFDYSNKVHTNLLCMVLIKVADISNEARPMDVAEPWVDRLLQEFFAQSAAEKSEGLPVTPFMDPDKVSKPGSQVRFIGLVLLPLFEALGELLPELTDLIITPVRVALDYYRRLNDAANKTRRSIAEAEAASSESGGSPQLPRSQSGISVKSRRSIPSQKSASRTSVDEPILIAAELHDLPEGSESGDSETATEVDVAEKTSKFKVDTESIHRKQSHPNSRKGSREKRPSMIGEYYTTGTRTRGSHGNIQHTNNRTYFGSNRAISLDQYSNNRRMSDGVPIQSVHSDNSVLYYHHQRQHRSLDHDTMCSSSDKSTSLNSTHDTAPGGDPTTILHVPPPQPPPPTGKQRLGKLFGSSSSSASGSAATSAVANLKNNNSAGHGCTAVGGSASTSGGGGSGKHFSRMLSFNQQQRLDKLRNNNNSQSKNNNNNNTNNNGGGSSIGNSNNNNNNNNNNSISNNKNAPAGSAAISQAKHLDGREAMHGAARICPGLGSAAGGDGGFDGTISGSVGVGGGGNQDGGKGGNGSSSNGTAARTTAAAASTASAGSKSFLSRLRQFTGRLSFNFDSRESKKLQLLAGNAPTDLKAKGASAGPKRDHRLEKSRTVDVGDLGPVAICGDSTMSGQQAAIHQQQQQQQHQKQQHLSLVPGESFYGGGPPVVMNQPKSISPILMQHRHSEVLGLGGAAGAAARSRAYSLDVPIGGRHCCRSLSGSTTGGGAGSSCGGSHKSLTFSLNNRSLTEDNDGGGSLALVSGERKSGVGVQPPPLRNNSLLLLADDPSSSSAAIGGGDGSAPPNETI encoded by the exons ATGTACCACAAGGACGGAACCGTAGATGTGAAGCTATTAGCCGACCTTGGGTACATAGCCGACCGTCTCCGGAACCTTGAGCAGAAGTGGGACTTGACCGAGCTGAAGGATCTGCACCGGCGCATCGTACTCAAGCTCGACGATCCGCCGACGAGCGTGCTGCGGCTTAGGGAAACGCTTGCCCGTACGCCAACCGTACCGCCGGGCTCCCCCGACCAGCAGTATCAGCAGGAAGGGCAGGAGGAGCTTACGAACAGCACGAAGGAGCAGGAAGACGCAGGCCTGCAGCTACCGGTAGTAATCATCGCCGATGAAGTAACGCCACCCAGTGTGATTGTAGAGGAATGTGCAGAGGCATCTGAAGTGTCGCCGACAGCCGACCGTGGGGATGATGAATTTGGCGAAAGTAGCAACCAAAGCAACAGCGTCCAGGATGTTGGCAATGTTGAGGAAAGCGTTCGCAAACTAGACCAGCTAGAGGAGCTGGTAATTGCCTTCTATCACAGCTGTGGCCGACGCAGTTCGCGCGGGTGTGCCGACACCGAGCAGACGGCCAGTGAAGCGGTACGCGACGGAGCGAGCCGGGCACGGgcgaaacgaaccaaaaagaGACAGCAGCAATCGAGCGGGGAAGCGTGCCCAGGGGCGTACCATCCAGATCAGCAGCACCAGAAGCGGCACCCCGATCCGGATCGTACTATGAACCAAGGCACCGACCCGGACCAGGATCGGGATCATCTCgcacacgcagcagcagcagcagcaacgtcaGCACCATCCGACACCAGTGCCGTCCCCGTCGGCGACGGTCGACAGCAGGCACAACCGCAACCGTTACGCTCGATCCACGCTGACGCACCTGAACCGGGATATTGCCTCGACCGGGACGTGCCGCTtgacgacgaggaggacacGGTCACACTGACGGCGGAAACGAGCAGCGAATGCTGCAGCCAGCAAACGGTCGTTGCAGTGgtggcggaggaggaggagggggaggaggCGGAGGCGGAGGAAGTGGTAGAAGACGGATCATCGCCCGGTCACGATCCGACCGAAACGGTCGCCCCGGGCAGTGATACGACCACGGACGACGAGGTCGAGAACGACGATACGGGCGGTTCTGACGCGGATGCAAACGATGAGGCGGAACCGGGCGACACGTGCACCAGGCGAACCGTGCTAGGGCAGGACTCGACGCCGTCCTCCCGCCGGTGTTCGCTCGGTGGCGAGTTTGAGACGGAGCAGAACCGGCGCCTCCGCCGCCGGCTGTCCGAGCTGACGAACAACTTCTGCACGCCGAAACAGTTCCAGCAGCTGTGCGACAATTTGGACAGCATTACCGACAACGATCTGAAGCTGCTGGTCCGGGAGCTCAAGCGAAAGATCGAATTTGCCGAAAGGATGAACTGGCTTT GTCTATCGAGCAGACCGCGCGGTCCACCGCACCGGAAAACTAGCCTACCAAAGCACACGGACGTCAAGAAGCGCTTCCTGGAAACGTGCGACAAGACGCTGTCGGACGAGGTGAAGGCCGCCCTGCGGCTTCCGGCGTTCGATTCGTACGAATGGGAGGACTGGGACGTGATCCACCTGATGCAGACGATGTTTGTCGAGCTGAATCTGCTGGAGAAGTTCAACATACCGATCGTGACGCTGCGCGAGTGGCTGTACGAGGTGTACAAGCACTACAACGATGTGCCGTTCCACAACTACCGCCACTGCTTCTGTGTCGCCCAGATG ATGTACACCATTGCCTGGCACACGAACCTGGTGCAGCGGTTAGGCGAGCTGGAGGTGTTGGTCCTGCTGGTGTCCTGCATCTGCCACGATTTGGACCACCCCGGTTACAACAACATCTACCAGATAAACGCACGCACCGAGCTGGCATTAAG GTACAATGATATTTCACCGCTGGAAAACCATCACTGTTCGATCGCGTTCCGACTGCTGGAGCACCCGGAATGCAACATATTTCGCAACATGAGCAAGGAGATGTACAA AGATGTACGCGAGGGAATTATCCGGTGCATATTGGCCACCGATATGGCCCGACATAACGAAATCCTCACCCAGTTTCAGGAGGCTACACCCGAGTTCGACTACAGCAACAAAGTGCACACGAATTTG CTCTGCATGGTTCTGATCAAGGTGGCAGACATTTCGAACGAGGCGCGACCGATGGACGTGGCGGAACCGTGGGTCGACCGGCTGCTGCAGGAGTTTTTCGCGCAGAGCGCCGCAGAAAAGTCCGAGGGTCTGCCGGTGACACCGTTCATGGATCCGGACAAGGTGTCGAAACCGGGCAGCCAGGTACGGTTCATCGGGCTGGTGCTGTTGCCGCTGTTCGAAGCCCTCGGCGAGCTGTTGCCCGAGCTGACGGATCTGATCATCACGCCGGTGCGCGTTGCCCTCGACTACTATCG CCGACTGAACGATGCAGCCAACAAGACGCGCCGCTCGATCGCGGAAGCAGAGGCCGCATCGTCCGAGAGCGGCGGCTCACCGCAGCTGCCCCGTTCCCAGTCCGGCATCAGCGTCAAATCGCGACGTAGTATTCCCTCGCAAAAGTCCGCATCTCGCACGTCTGTTGATGAGCCTATTttaattgcagccgaactgcaCGACCTACCGGAGGGCAGCGAGAGTGGCGACTCCGAGACGGCCACCGAAGTCGAC GTGGCGGAAAAAACGTCCAAGTTCAAGGTGGACACGGAAAGCATCCACCGCAAACAGTCGCACCCGAACTCCCGGAAGGGTAGCCGCGAGAAGCGCCCGTCGATGATCGGTGAATACTACACCACAGGTACGCGCACCCGTGGCTCCCACGGCAACATACAGCATACTAATAATCGCACGTATTTTGGTTCGAATCGCGCCATCAGCCTAGACCAGTACAGTAACAACCGGCGCATGTCCGACGGCGTCCCGATACAGTCGGTCCACTCGGACAACAGCGTGCTGTACTACCATCACCAGCGGCAGCACCGCAGCCTCGACCACGACACCATGTGCTCGTCGTCGGACAAAAGCACCAGCCTGAACAGCACGCACGACACGGCGCCGGGCGGCGACCCGACGACCATCCTGCACGTGCCACCGCCGCAACCGCCACCGCCGACGGGAAAGCAGCGGCTCGGCAAGCTTttcggtagcagcagcagcagcgcgtcGGGCAGCGCCGCCACCTCCGCCGTGGCGAATCTGAAGAACAATAATAGCGCCGGTCACGGGTGCACGGCCGTCGGCGGGTCCGCATCGActagcggtggtggtggttccgGTAAACATTTTAGCCGTATGTTGAGCTTCAACCAGCAGCAACGGCTGGACAAGCTgcgcaacaacaataacagccAGAGCaagaataacaacaacaacaacacgaacaacaatggcggcggcagcagcattgGCAAcagtaacaataataataacaataacaataacaatagcaTTAGCAACAATAAGAACGCACCGGCCGGCAGTGCGGCCATCAGCCAGGCGAAGCATCTCGATGGGCGTGAGGCAATGCACGGGGCGGCCCGCATATGCCCCGGCCTCGGCAGTGCCGCCGGTGGGGACGGTGGATTCGACGGGACCATTTCCGGGAGTGTCggcgtcggcggcggcggtaaTCAGGACGGCGGCAAGGGTGGCAATGGCAGCAGTAGTAACGGCACGGCGGCTCGAACAACGGCAGCCGCGGCCTCCACCGCGTCGGCCGGTTCGAAATCGTTCCTGTCCCGGCTGCGACAGTTTACCGGCCGGCTGAGCTTCAACTTTGACTCGCGGGAATCGAAgaagctgcagctgctggcgGGGAACGCACCGACCGACCTGAAGGCGAAAGGCGCCTCGGCCGGGCCAAAGCGGGACCATCGGCTGGAGAAGTCGCGCACGGTCGACGTGGGCGACCTGGGACCGGTAGCGATCTGTGGCGACAGCACAATGTCCGGCCAGCAGGCGGCCattcaccagcagcagcagcagcagcagcaccagaagcagcagcatctcTCACTCGTCCCAGGTGAGTCCTTCTACGGTGGAGGACCGCCGGTAGTAATGAACCAGCCGAAATCAATCTCGCCCATCCTTATGCAGCACCGCCACAGTGAGGTGCTCGGTTTGGGCGGTGCAGCGGGGGCGGCCGCCCGCAGCCGCGCCTACAGCCTGGACGTCCCGATCGGGGGCCGGCACTGTTGCCGCAGTCTCAGCGGTAGCACGACCGGGGGCGGTGCCGGTTCCAGCTGCGGTGGCAGCCACAAGAGTCTCACGTTTTCGCTCAACAATCGCTCGCTGACGGAGGACAACGACGGGGGCGGCAGCCTGGCGCTCGTGTCCGGCGAGCGAAAGTCGGGCGTTGGGGtgcagccgccgccgctgcgCAACaactcgctgctgctgcttgcggacGATCCGTCCTCGTCGTCGGCCGCCATtggcggtggtgatggtagtgCGCCACCGAACGAAACCATATGA